Sequence from the Aerococcus tenax genome:
GTCATCTGCAATATCTGTATCACTATCTCTATCCAACGTTTTATTCAATATATAATCAATATTTTCTTCAATATTATTATCAATTTGGTACACCAAATTTAATTTAATGAGACTTTGCTCATTTCTTGCTTTATTTAAAGCATTTATTGTTTCAGATAAATTAGTATCTATACTTGTTATTTTTCGAGAAACTATTTCTCCATAATTATTTTTTAAATTTCCTTTTTCATATAATTCATCTTTAATTTCATCAAAAAGATTTTTAAATTTTAAAATAGTATCTTCATTAACTGTAGAATTCTTTTTAGAGTTTTTGTTTCTAATACTACTATCTCGTTCAGCCCAACTATTGCTACCTCTAAGCTCATTTTTTAACTTTTTTAATGCACTTTTGTAATTTTCTCTAATTGCTTTATTTTCCTCAGTTAATTTTGAAAATTCATCTTCTAGTTTTGAACAATTTTCTTTATGGCCTTCAATTTCTTTTTCAATTTCTTCAGATTCGCCAGTCATAACAATGGCATTAAGGTTACTATCTTTAGTAAAAATAAAATTTTCCTTTATAAAATCTTCATTATACACATGAATTGGACAGACATCATTAGGATCTAAAATATTATTGTTTTTATCTAAAAAGACAACAATTTCAGTGTCATCATCAGTATAATTCTTTAAAGATCTAGATAATGTTGTTTTACCAACGCCATTTCTTCCATAAATTAAATTGACTCTTTTTTCTTTATACTTACCTTTATTATTTGTAAAAAAATCTATTCTTAATTCATCATATTTTAACGGTAAGTTATTATGTATTTTAATGGAATTAAACGTCATGACTTTACCTCCATATATCATATGAATTTACTCTAAAATATTAAATAATATTTAATCATAAAAAGGATCTACATCCGATAAAGGAATAATTAGTTCTAATTTATCAATTACTTTTTTATCAATAATTTTATTTAAATATTTTTTTGAATCCTCTTTTCCTTTTACCCAATCTGAATTCCATATAGTTATTTCATGGCCATTTACTTTTTGGCACAAAATAGATTCATATTTAAGTGGAATTCCATAAGGAATCGCTAACCTTTGAAGCCATATTTCTGCATACTCAGAGTTAGAGGATTTTTTTATTTTACGATCTATTGCCCTGATAATTTCTTCTATTTTTTCATTATCATTTTTAATTAATGATAAGATTTTACTTAAAATTGTAATACCGATTTCAATAACTCTAGGATTGTTTATAAATAGGTCTACCGTAATTGCAATAATTTGTTCAAAGTCAACTGGAAGTTTTTCAAGAGAATTAATTTTATTTTTATAAAGACTAGTCATAGCTTTTGACAAACTTCCAGAATTTGGATATATTTTTGATAAATTAAGAATTTCTATAAGTTCTTTTTGTATACTGATTTTCGTGGCTTTATTTGTAAATAATGCAGCAGTTTTATTCCAATGTAATTTATCTGATTTTATTGAATCAAGTATCAAATTATCAGAAAAAGAAGTTTTTCTTTCAGATAATTTAAAATTCCATGGCATTAAAACTTGAGTTAAAATCTTTAGAATCTGTTCTGCATCCTGTCTGTTATTAACAAATACTTTATAGTCATCTCGATACCTTAAAATACGATAGCTATTTACTGACTTTGTATCTCTAAAATACTTATTGATTTCACTTTCTAATTCTACATCGATTGCTGCTAAAACAATTTCAGCTATAACATCCATCAATACACTACCCTGGGGTATACCATTTGTTTGACCAAACTGCATTTTGCTTAACTTTATATCAATTTTTCGTCCCAAGCCTTTATTTTTACCCTTTATTTTCCTATTCTCCTTAGCGCTATCCTTACCATCAATAGCCCATTCAATTGAGTGAGTATATATTGAGGAATAGCAATCAGTTATATCTGTATAAAGCATTGACTCATATTTTAATGATAGCGCAATTTGAGTCTGTTCCATATTTCGCCACCAGTTTAAAATTGTCTCTTTTGATTGTTGCTGACTTTTTAAAGCTTTTAAAGGAATTGACATACATTTTATATTTTCTAACTTAGAATTTCTTAAAATTTTAACAATTGAATTCCAGTTATCTTTTTTACATATTAGATTAATCAAATCTACATATGCTAATGGATGTATAAGTGTTAAAGGTCTCCAGCTATATTTACCATTTTTATTAGCAAATAAAGTATAATTGACATCAGGCAGATCATCTATTTTTATTTTGCTATCTTCAAATTCTTTTAATTTACTCTTTCTTAATTTGTTATTTGCCTTTGAAATAACTTCTTCAAAAGTAAAGTATGGTGGTAAGTGAATCGTACTATAGCTCGTGCTATCCAAGAAAAATTCTCTAGCTTGCCCTGAATCCATTTCTAAAATACTTACATATTGTTCCATAAATTTTCCACCTCATTTAGCTTATAAATATACGTACAAAAACCCTCTCTATTGTGAACAAACGTTCTCTCTCATTTACAAAAAAACTCCCACTTTCACAGCAAGAGTTCTTCTTCAATATCACTAACGCTTCAAATTCTCCAAACACTCCACCTAATTCTCATGATAAATATCCCGGGTGTAGACCTTATCATTCACATCTTCTAAGTCCTTATCCCAGTGGTTAGCAATAATAATGTCTGCGTCAGCTTTAAATTGATTGAGATCACGGTAGATTTCATGTTGCAAAGGCTTCCTCATTTGCCACGGGTTTATAGATGATCAAAGAATGATCTCAGTCATGATGGTATTATTAAAGGATTAACATATGACAAGAAACTATATTATTTCTTAACTGAAATAAAAAGTGAAATATTTAACTATTGTAAATCTTATCATGTAATAGAAAGCAACACAATATTGCATTTATAAATAATTTTAAAAATTCTTATTTCAGTCAATCATTCAAATTATTAAACGATTTACTTATTAATCAATAGTTTAAGTAGACTCAAAATAATAACCAAATTAGTCCTAATGGGCACAGGAAGTTTATCTTTTAGAACTCCCACTTTATATCGAATAGCATAACACTAAACATAGTGATCCCCACCGAAATTGAGATTTTTTACTCTAGTTTTTGGAGTCAATCCATCGATAATTTTTCTACTATACAATTACACGTCTTTGCTTTCTAGACGCAATTTTTAATTTTCAGCTTGAATATATAAGGCGTGGTACCTCTATATTAAATACATAAAATTATAATTTTTTATTTTAAGCCAAAAGTAATTTCTTAGCTTACTTGTAAACAAGTTGGACAAACCTCATTTTGTGTTAATTTGCATTCAAGTTTAATATCATAAGATTATGCACAACTCTAACTTAAACTTTGATTAATTCTCACTAGTTTCTTACTTCCAATGTATCTAAGAGCGGTTTAACTTGGCTTGGACTAAATGGTTTAACTGGCAAAACAAAGGCGTGATTTAAAACTTCTTTAGCCATAGCAGCATTTTCTTCTTGGCTACCTTGCCAGTGGTAAGGAGATCGATAAATCGTGACAGTCCCATCGTAATTACTACTATACTGAAAGATTGCAGATCCAGCCATAGTCTTCCCCATTGATAAGTGCCAAGTATCATGAGGCCAGACGGGAGAAACTGAAGGAGGATCAAGATTCACAGAACTTCCTGCTGGTAAGAAGACAGCTGCAATATGATCACCATCATTCCCGTTCGGAAAGAGATCTGTATTCTCCATTACGCTCAACCAAACACGGACCATTTCAACTTCTTTGTTGGTATAACCCGGATACTCTTTAGATTCTTGATACTCTTCTGCTTGGTACCGAGCCTTGGAATCTGTTGAAGGCTGAGATTGCTTAGGAGCCTCTTGTTCCTTGGTCTCAGCGGAAGTATCTTGGTGTGAACTCTCACTTGTTGAAGATGTGGAATTTTACTCTGTAGATACTGATAAAGCTTCTTGACTCTGATCAGACTCAGAAGCAGACGATGCCTGTTCTTGATTAGTGTTAGATTCAGCACAAGCGGACAGGACCAGACTAGCTATTAAAAGGAGACTTATTTTACCTTTCATAGGATCATTCCTTTCTATTTTTAACGTTGCTTTTCTAGTTTTGTTAAATAAAAATTTAAGAATAGTATTGTTTCACCTAGTTTATTTATCTCGAATACAATAATATTATAGCACCATAAAAATAAATATTTATTTAATAAATATCAACTATAACTACTTCTTTTATTTAATTGTTAATGTTCTAGTTCCCCAGTCTTTATTCTTTATCGCTTACACTGCTTAAATCATATAGTTAATTAAATTACTTGAATTATTCTATTATCCCTCATACAATGTATATACATAGTTATACCCCATACGGGGTATATTTTCTGTAGCTAAGAGAGGAGATTCCTATGCCTTTAACAATCAATAAATGGGGGAATAGTTCTGCTATTCGACTACCGAAACAATTACTTGAGGAATTAAATCTATCTCAAGGCGACAAGCTAGACTATCAAGTAAAAAATGGTCAGCTAATTATAAAAAAAATAACCGAAGTTCCTGAACTAACGATTAAAGATCTGTTTGAAAATTATCATGGAAACCCTGTTAATGAAAAGCCAGTATTATTTGAGCAAAAAGGGAATGAAAAATGGTAAAAGTAAAGCAAGGATCGATTATTAAGATAAATTTAGATCCGAAACAGGGACATGAGCAAAAAGGCTATCGACCCTACATTTGTTTGAGCCATGGGATCGTTACTAAGTACTCGAATATTGCAATTTTTGCACCGATTAGTAATACAAAAAGAAAATACCCATTTTATGTTGAGTTAGAACATACAAAAACGACTGGAAAAGTGCTATTAGATCAACTACTTACCATCGATTTTAATGCCAGAGATTATAATTATATCGAACAAGTTCCAGAGGATATACTTATTGATCTATTAGCCAGGGTAAAAGTTCTATTTGAAAAAGAATAAATTAACTAAACAAAAAACAGTAAGAGTTTATCGTACCCTTACTGTTTTCTTTGTATAGAGATTAGTAAATAAAAGTTATGTAAAATTCTAGCGTTTAATTTGGATATGTAGCCAAACATCCACCTAATTCTCATGATAAATATCCCGGGTATAGACCTTATCATTCACATCTTCTAAGTCCTTATCCCAGAGGTTGGCAATAAGGACATCAGCATCAGCTTTAAATTGGTCAAGATCACGGTAGATTTCAAAGTTGTAGAAATGTATCTTCCTTAGCGACAGGTTCATAGATAATCACAGGAACGCCTTCAGCCATGATGCGGTTAAAATACAAATTAATGTATAATAAGTAATCGTATTATTTTGTATATTAAAAATAACACTTAACTTTTATTTTTTTAGATACCAAATTAAAATCTGAAATAATACTGAAATGAGGTTTTTTATTGATCAGTATTCAATAATTCCAGATATAACAAATCATATCAACAATTCTTATTTTTTGAAGAATGGTTCATATTTCCAATTCATTTTATGGCACTATACTAAATATCCACCCCAAATATTCCTTTTCCATTTTATCAAAATAACATCGATGCATATTAAATACCATGCTCTTTATGGTATGACATTTAATATGAAAAATAATCTTATCAAAAGAATTTTACAAACGCATAGCACTCCCAAACGGTATTTTTATGGCAATATTGTACTTTCGTACTTATTGTAGATATTCTTAAATTACTTACCATAAAAAATATGGTCTAAAAAATTGCTTTTCTCTGAATTATCCTATATAACTCTACAAATCCTAATACTATTCCCATCCCCCATCGTATGTACCATAATGAACTAAAAGTGTAGAAAAATATTATACCTATTACAATTGCTAAAATTCCAGGAATAAATATAGTCAATTTTAAATGGTACGGATGGCCTCCCATATTATTAACAATATAATAATGTACAAAAAAGAGAGCTAGATACGATATCGCTGTTGCAAAAGCTGCACCATAGATGCCCCATACGGGAATCATAAAACCATTAAGAATAATATTAATTAACCCTGCTCCAATAGTTCCAATTGCGATTACCCTTGTCTTTTTATGAAAGAATTCAAAATTTACCGGAAATTGATACATAAAAGTAAAATATACCGCTAAAGTAAAGATAGGAATTATATTTATACCAGACCAATAACTATCGTCAGCCATTAAATATGAAACTTCTCGTGCTAGAAGAAGAAACCCTACAGTTAATACTGTAAATAATTCAATATAATTTTTACATTTTTTATTTAATATTTTCCAATTTTCTTCGCTTAAGTCA
This genomic interval carries:
- a CDS encoding RNA-directed DNA polymerase, with product MEQYVSILEMDSGQAREFFLDSTSYSTIHLPPYFTFEEVISKANNKLRKSKLKEFEDSKIKIDDLPDVNYTLFANKNGKYSWRPLTLIHPLAYVDLINLICKKDNWNSIVKILRNSKLENIKCMSIPLKALKSQQQSKETILNWWRNMEQTQIALSLKYESMLYTDITDCYSSIYTHSIEWAIDGKDSAKENRKIKGKNKGLGRKIDIKLSKMQFGQTNGIPQGSVLMDVIAEIVLAAIDVELESEINKYFRDTKSVNSYRILRYRDDYKVFVNNRQDAEQILKILTQVLMPWNFKLSERKTSFSDNLILDSIKSDKLHWNKTAALFTNKATKISIQKELIEILNLSKIYPNSGSLSKAMTSLYKNKINSLEKLPVDFEQIIAITVDLFINNPRVIEIGITILSKILSLIKNDNEKIEEIIRAIDRKIKKSSNSEYAEIWLQRLAIPYGIPLKYESILCQKVNGHEITIWNSDWVKGKEDSKKYLNKIIDKKVIDKLELIIPLSDVDPFYD
- a CDS encoding AbrB/MazE/SpoVT family DNA-binding domain-containing protein; protein product: MPLTINKWGNSSAIRLPKQLLEELNLSQGDKLDYQVKNGQLIIKKITEVPELTIKDLFENYHGNPVNEKPVLFEQKGNEKW
- a CDS encoding type II toxin-antitoxin system PemK/MazF family toxin — its product is MVKVKQGSIIKINLDPKQGHEQKGYRPYICLSHGIVTKYSNIAIFAPISNTKRKYPFYVELEHTKTTGKVLLDQLLTIDFNARDYNYIEQVPEDILIDLLARVKVLFEKE